A genomic segment from Gammaproteobacteria bacterium encodes:
- a CDS encoding peptidoglycan-binding protein, with product MIRLGTYDVDSMPADRRGYFRGLHEPVMLARLLFRGERVGQWHKFSASGGRDVAKVQEILKTAGFMPLGKVDGLCGYRTASAIRLFQEYVRSVEGDDSIGTADGVLGQRSRFHLDRWKTDGHRAEWMQSSGDNYGPEYRKWMKLLKATKSHYRQSPTTLLKKVAEFERPSDTRKVSDWRFDTDDIHLIGIRRDEAQPGQRTNDDVFVLLVHGVVFKFFGTTDPGKSSHRDGAPFLVPGQHRYRFGWHKQSDQEKVCRALKPETSGVLIIRDSDRDMALTHSDLEGRLERNPGINVHWGGRGVSNWSQGCQVICGKGYINHRNEKLDCSAFAATTYANLGKKVGGVYQTKGAYSVLVDLVTALSGDQHSLSYMLLYEKDLGLTPAIESDVAAKVLAQVA from the coding sequence ATGATTCGATTGGGAACCTATGACGTCGACAGCATGCCGGCTGACCGGCGGGGTTATTTCCGCGGATTGCACGAACCGGTTATGCTTGCCAGGCTACTGTTTCGCGGCGAGCGGGTCGGACAATGGCACAAGTTCTCTGCTTCGGGAGGGAGGGACGTCGCGAAGGTCCAGGAGATCCTGAAGACGGCAGGATTCATGCCGCTCGGTAAGGTGGACGGGCTCTGCGGTTATCGCACGGCCTCGGCCATCCGCCTGTTCCAGGAGTATGTACGATCCGTGGAAGGAGACGATTCGATCGGCACCGCGGACGGCGTTCTGGGGCAGCGGAGCCGGTTTCACCTGGACCGCTGGAAAACGGACGGTCATCGGGCGGAGTGGATGCAGTCCTCAGGAGACAATTATGGCCCGGAGTACAGGAAATGGATGAAGCTGCTGAAGGCGACGAAATCCCACTATCGCCAGTCTCCCACGACCCTGCTGAAGAAGGTCGCCGAGTTCGAGAGGCCCTCGGACACCCGGAAGGTCTCCGACTGGCGCTTCGACACAGACGACATTCATCTGATCGGGATACGCCGGGACGAGGCACAACCGGGGCAGCGCACAAACGATGACGTGTTTGTCCTGCTCGTCCACGGAGTCGTGTTCAAATTCTTCGGCACCACCGACCCCGGCAAGTCCAGCCATCGGGATGGTGCGCCGTTCCTGGTCCCCGGCCAGCACCGGTACCGCTTCGGGTGGCACAAGCAGTCCGACCAGGAAAAGGTGTGCCGGGCGCTGAAGCCCGAGACCTCCGGGGTTCTGATCATTCGGGACAGCGACCGGGACATGGCGTTGACGCATTCGGACCTGGAGGGTCGCCTGGAACGAAATCCGGGTATCAACGTGCACTGGGGAGGCCGGGGCGTCAGCAACTGGTCACAGGGGTGCCAGGTCATCTGCGGAAAGGGATATATCAATCACAGGAACGAGAAGTTGGATTGTTCGGCGTTCGCCGCCACGACGTACGCGAACCTGGGAAAGAAGGTAGGCGGCGTTTACCAGACCAAGGGGGCCTACAGCGTCCTGGTGGATCTGGTAACGGCCCTGTCGGGAGACCAGCATTCCTTGAGCTATATGCTGCTCTACGAGAAGGACCTGGGGCTCACTCCCGCGATCGAGTCGGATGTGGCCGCGAAGGTGCTCGCGCAGGTCGCCTGA